A stretch of Gossypium hirsutum isolate 1008001.06 chromosome A06, Gossypium_hirsutum_v2.1, whole genome shotgun sequence DNA encodes these proteins:
- the LOC121230685 gene encoding uncharacterized protein: protein MENEFLSKVEDNAALRAWSERLQSEKGDSLAKGYVSELQDFTRVNFWNSVYKCFTFGEVDLVPTMEEYTTLLRCSKIQIWKTYAWQKGDSKCVPWENLRDLILTHPDERKRVDIFALSIYGLVIFPTALRHMDEAVIDLFDRLEKGITPVPVILTETFRSLSSCRNTGEGQFIGCAQLLMVWFHGHFWKVDKVSYRVFSEGYSPLKEEAAIQRREDISEEKWMDIFQNLKEEDIEWRAYWMVPDEKMYRCGNFDWVPLLRIWGATGYTPLIALRQYKSRQFVPTTHGLAQSEFSFKGAHYKKRVRELSDAWKQTGWMKRLAVGFMVTPEYSEWFKKRINDNIPRPSLENARPIEEQLQVAPSELEIIK, encoded by the exons atggagaatgaatttcttagtaaAGTCGAGGATAATGCGGCCCTTCGTGCTTGGTCGGAGAGGCTACAATCTGAAAAGGGGGATAGCTTGGCAAAAGGGTATGTGTCGGAGCTGCAGGATTTCACTCGCGTCAAT TTTTGGAATTCTGTGtacaagtgtttcacttttggagaagTGGATTTGGTACCTACCATGGAGGAATACACTACGCTGCTTAGATGTTCAAAGATTCAGATCTGGAAGACTTATGCCTGG caaaaaggagatagcaaATGTGTTCCTTGGGAGAATTTGCGAGATTTGATCTTGACTCATCCAGACGAAAGAAAGAGGGTCGATATATTTGCCTTAAGCATCTACGGATTAGTGATCTTTCCTACGGCTTTGAGGCACATGGACGAGGCGGTCATCGACTTGTTCGATCGCCTTGAAAAGGGAATCACACCGGTACCGGTAATATTGACAGAAACGTTCAGATCTTTGAGCTCATGTCGGAACACAGGCGAGGGGCAATTTATTGGATGTGCTCAACTATTGATGGTATGGTTTCATgggcacttttggaaggtagacaAGGTTTCCTATCGAGTCTTTTCTGAAGGTTATTCCCCTTTAAAAGAAGAGGCAGCTATACAGAGGAGAGAGGATATCtcggaggagaagtggatggaTATTTTTCAGAACCTCAAGGAGGAAGATATCGAGTGGAGAGCTTattggatggttcctgatgaGAAAATGTACCGATGTGGTAACTTCGATTGGGTGCCATTGTTAAGAATCTGGGGAGCTACCGGGTATACTCCGTTAATAGCCTTGAGGCAATATAAGTCGAGGCAGTTTGTACCCACGACCCACGGACTTGCTCAGAGTGAATTCTCGTTTAAAGGTGCTCACTATAAGAAGAGAGTTCGGGAGTTATCGGATGCTTGGAAGCAAACTGGTTGGATGAAGAGGTTAGCTGTCGGTTTTATGGTAACACCCGAGTACAGCGAATGGTTTAAGaagaggattaatgataatattcCTAGGCCAAGCTTGGAGAATGCTCGGCCTATCGAGGAACAATTACAAGTCGCCCCATCAGAATTGGAGATTATAAAATAA